Proteins from one Carassius gibelio isolate Cgi1373 ecotype wild population from Czech Republic chromosome A25, carGib1.2-hapl.c, whole genome shotgun sequence genomic window:
- the LOC127947475 gene encoding guanylyl cyclase-activating protein 2-like, with the protein MGQIQSDEDKEVELSDIQPLYTKFMRECPSGALHLHEFRKIFGIQSTSEDEALYIETLFKSFDTNRDDVIDFMEFVAAVHLVLRGKLEDRLKWSFKVYDKDDNGKLDRQEVKRVIKIICQLQRNHINMTPGDICDRIFEHLDENKDGQISLSEFMEGAKKDASIMDLLKLDTNARGWFRKNWAKKTEFS; encoded by the exons ATGGGTCAGATTCAAAGCGATGAAGATAAAGAAGTGGAACTATCAGACATCCAGCCTCTTTATACCAAGTTCATGAGAGAGTGCCCAAGTGGAGCCCTGCATCTTCACGAATTCCGCAAGATCTTCGGGATTCAGAGCACATCAGAAGACGAGGCTTTGTACATAGAAACCCTCTTCAAATCTTTTGACACAAACAGG GATGATGTTATAGACTTCATGGAATTTGTAGCAGCCGTCCACCTGGTTCTGAGAGGCAAACTGGAGGACAGACTGAAATGGTCTTTTAAAGTTTACGACAAAGATGACAACGGAAAATTGGACAGGCAAGAGGTCAAACGTGTTATAAAG ATTATTTGCCAACTTCAGAGAAACCACATCAACATGACACCCGGTGACATTTGCGACAGGATATTTGAACATTTGGATGAAAACAAAGATG GTCAAATTTCCCTGTCAGAGTTCATGGAAGGGGCGAAAAAAGATGCCTCGATTATGGACCTCTTAAAACTGGACACTAATGCACGTGGCTGGTTCAGGAAAAACTGGGCGAAAAAAACAGAGTTTTCATGA